One genomic region from Phaseolus vulgaris cultivar G19833 unplaced genomic scaffold, P. vulgaris v2.0 scaffold_13, whole genome shotgun sequence encodes:
- the LOC137816907 gene encoding protein ALTERED PHOSPHATE STARVATION RESPONSE 1-like isoform X2 produces MGASSSKMDDDKALQLCRERKKFVRQALDGRCSLAAAHVSYVQSLKSTGTALRKFTEPEAPITSDTLEPHEKTLSQFSLSSPSESLRIDTTETFSPTPSPPSSSKFQANHMKFSTSSSKKVEEKLPVPVIGIVTSSDTPHDAASQPPETLASAGDSSLPVETPPWDYFGFFHPIDHHFSFQEGKVMRQDMVGNADDITQLMEEEGIPKLEDDEKVSSHGREDSMDSEDEFDDEPATNTLVQRFENFNRVNDNVRANDSPATIKPPKGDSASQFQHVNVEKGNSSVVSPSGTAYTEVAFPTESNKSMENENHSEKVVPKDIFSSMKDIEFLFVKASESGKEVPRMLEANKLHFRPLLPAKENNSAAPSFLKACFLCGEDPSQLPEEPVQNSVKYLTWQRTMSSRSSSSRNPLGPNSKDDIEDLTNNLFDSLCMISGSHASTLDRLYAWERKLYDEVKASGMIRREYDMKCKVLQHLESKGEKTYKIDKTRAVVKDLHSRIRVAILRIDSISKRIEELRDKELQPQLEELIEGLIRMWEVMFECHKLQFQIMSAAYNNSHARMVTHSELRRQIISYLEGELHYLSSSFSKWIGAQKSYLEAINGWLYKCVSLKQKTGKKRRPQRPLLSYGPPPIYVTCEIWLEKLGELPIQDVLDSLKSLAGETARFLPHQEKNQGKGAKNPHIKSWNAHIRSESSDNLLRDDPSEDWDSGFDRFRTSFLGFLGQLNNFAGSSVNMYTELRQAIQNAKNYYYHRSNSQAQDGQWNSQSQDDNSKSQSEVANSEKKKP; encoded by the exons ATGGGGGCCTCGAGCTCCAAAATGGATGATGATAAGGCACTCCAGCTGTGCCGTGAAAGGAAGAAATTTGTTAGGCAAGCACTTGACGGGCGCTGCTCTTTAGCAGCAGCTCATGTTTCATATGTCCAGTCACTGAAAAGTACAGGCACAGCTTTGAGAAAATTCACAGAACCTGAAGCACCAATTACCAGTGACACACTGGAGCCACATGAGAAAACCCTGTCCCAATTCTCACTTTCTTCGCCATCTGAGTCTCTACGCATTGATACAACTGAAACCTTTTCTCCAACACCCTCTCCTCCTAGTTCTAGTAAGTTCCAAGCAAATCATATGAAATTTAGCACCAGTTCTTCTAAAAAGGTTGAAGAAAAACTACCTGTACCTGTTATTGGAATAGTAACGTCATCAGATACTCCACATGATGCTGCTTCTCAACCCCCTGAAACATTAGCATCTGCTGGAGATTCTTCTCTTCCAGTTGAAACTCCACCATGggattattttggtttctttcATCCTATTGatcatcatttttcttttcaagaaGGGAAGGTCATGCGCCAAGATATGGTGGGGAATGCTGATGATATAACACAACTTATGGAGGAGGAAGGAATTCCTAAATTAGAAGATGATGAGAAGGTTTCTTCTCATGGAAGGGAAGACTCTATGGACTCCGAAGATGAATTTGATGATGAGCCTGCCACAAATACCCTAGTCCAaagatttgaaaattttaatagaGTTAATGATAATGTTAGAGCCAATGACTCACCTGCCACAATTAAGCCTCCGAAAGGGGATTCTGCTTCTCAATTTCAACATGTGAATGTGGAGAAGGGGAATTCCTCTGTTGTATCACCATCAGGAACAGCTTATACAGAAGTTGCATTTCCAACCGAGTCAAATAAATCGATGGAGAATGAAAATCACAGCGAAAAAGTTGTTCCTAAGGATATCTTTTCAAGCATGAAAGATATTGAATTCCTCTTTGTTAAAGCCTCTGAATCTGGTAAAGAGGTTCCAAGAATGCTCGAGGCAAATAAGTTGCACTTTCGTCCTCTATTGCCAGCTAAAGAAA ATAATTCAGCAGCACCCTCTTTTTTAAAGGCATGTTTCTTATGTGGTGAAGACCCAAGTCAGCTTCCAGAAG AACCTGTTCAAAACTCAGTTAAGTACTTAACTTGGCAAAGGACAATGTCATCTCGATCCTCTTCATCCAGAAACCCTTTGGGACCAAACTCAAAAGATGATATAGAGGACCTCACGAATAATCTCTTTGATAGTTTGTGCATGATCTCTGGAAGTCACGCATCAACATTGGATAGATTATATGCATGGGAAAGAAAGCTCTATGATGAAGTGAAG GCAAGTGGAATGATCAGAAGGGAATATGACATGAAGTGTAAAGTCTTACAGCATCTGGAATCAAAAGgagaaaaaacttataaaattgataaaacaCGTGCTGTAGTCAAGGATCTGCATTCAAGAATTAGAGTTGCAATTCTCAGGATAGACTCTATATCAAAGAGGATTGAGGAATTGCGGGACAAAGAGCTCCAGCCTCAACTTGAGGAGTTGATTGAAGG GTTAATTCGGATGTGGGAAGTAATGTTTGAGTGCCACAAGCTTCAGTTTCAGATAATGTCAGCAGCCTATAAcaacagccatgccagaatggtCACGCATTCTGAATTACGCAGACAAATTATTTCCTATCTTGAAGGTGAGCTTCACTATCTATCCTCAAGTTTTAGCAAGTGGATTGGAGCTCAAAAGTCCTATCTAGAGGCCATAAATGGATGGCTGTACAAATGTGTTTCCCTTAAGCAAAAAACAGGCAAGAAAAGGAGACCCCAACGACCACTCCTAAGTTACGGTCCTCCACCAATATATGTCACCTGTGAAATCTGGTTGGAAAAGCTTGGTGAATTACCCATCCAAGATGTTCTGGATTCCTTGAAGAGTTTAGCCGGTGAAACTGCCCGGTTCTTGCCGCACCAAGAGAAGAACCAGGGTAAAGGTGCAAAGAACCCCCACATAAAATCTTGGAATGCTCATATCCGCAGTGAATCATCAGATAATCTATTGAGAGATGACCCTTCAGAGGACTGGGATTCAGGTTTTGATCGATTTCGGACAAGCTTTCTTGGGTTTCTTGgtcaattaaataattttgcTGGATCTTCTGTCAACATGTACACTGAACTTAGACAAGCCATCCAGAATGCTAAGAACTATTATTACCATAGGTCTAATTCTCAGGCTCAAGATGGTCAGTGGAATTCTCAATCTCAAGATGACAATTCCAAATCTCAATCTGAAGTTGCCAATTCTGAAAAGAAAAAGCCCTAA
- the LOC137816907 gene encoding protein ALTERED PHOSPHATE STARVATION RESPONSE 1-like isoform X1 codes for MTLFQFSYSADIIYTPKFAKRKTKTIFEIMGASSSKMDDDKALQLCRERKKFVRQALDGRCSLAAAHVSYVQSLKSTGTALRKFTEPEAPITSDTLEPHEKTLSQFSLSSPSESLRIDTTETFSPTPSPPSSSKFQANHMKFSTSSSKKVEEKLPVPVIGIVTSSDTPHDAASQPPETLASAGDSSLPVETPPWDYFGFFHPIDHHFSFQEGKVMRQDMVGNADDITQLMEEEGIPKLEDDEKVSSHGREDSMDSEDEFDDEPATNTLVQRFENFNRVNDNVRANDSPATIKPPKGDSASQFQHVNVEKGNSSVVSPSGTAYTEVAFPTESNKSMENENHSEKVVPKDIFSSMKDIEFLFVKASESGKEVPRMLEANKLHFRPLLPAKENNSAAPSFLKACFLCGEDPSQLPEEPVQNSVKYLTWQRTMSSRSSSSRNPLGPNSKDDIEDLTNNLFDSLCMISGSHASTLDRLYAWERKLYDEVKASGMIRREYDMKCKVLQHLESKGEKTYKIDKTRAVVKDLHSRIRVAILRIDSISKRIEELRDKELQPQLEELIEGLIRMWEVMFECHKLQFQIMSAAYNNSHARMVTHSELRRQIISYLEGELHYLSSSFSKWIGAQKSYLEAINGWLYKCVSLKQKTGKKRRPQRPLLSYGPPPIYVTCEIWLEKLGELPIQDVLDSLKSLAGETARFLPHQEKNQGKGAKNPHIKSWNAHIRSESSDNLLRDDPSEDWDSGFDRFRTSFLGFLGQLNNFAGSSVNMYTELRQAIQNAKNYYYHRSNSQAQDGQWNSQSQDDNSKSQSEVANSEKKKP; via the exons ATGACCCTTTTTCAGTTTTCCTATTCTGCAG ATATAATTTATACACCAAAATTTGCAAAAAGGAAAACTAAGACTATATTTGAGATAATGGGGGCCTCGAGCTCCAAAATGGATGATGATAAGGCACTCCAGCTGTGCCGTGAAAGGAAGAAATTTGTTAGGCAAGCACTTGACGGGCGCTGCTCTTTAGCAGCAGCTCATGTTTCATATGTCCAGTCACTGAAAAGTACAGGCACAGCTTTGAGAAAATTCACAGAACCTGAAGCACCAATTACCAGTGACACACTGGAGCCACATGAGAAAACCCTGTCCCAATTCTCACTTTCTTCGCCATCTGAGTCTCTACGCATTGATACAACTGAAACCTTTTCTCCAACACCCTCTCCTCCTAGTTCTAGTAAGTTCCAAGCAAATCATATGAAATTTAGCACCAGTTCTTCTAAAAAGGTTGAAGAAAAACTACCTGTACCTGTTATTGGAATAGTAACGTCATCAGATACTCCACATGATGCTGCTTCTCAACCCCCTGAAACATTAGCATCTGCTGGAGATTCTTCTCTTCCAGTTGAAACTCCACCATGggattattttggtttctttcATCCTATTGatcatcatttttcttttcaagaaGGGAAGGTCATGCGCCAAGATATGGTGGGGAATGCTGATGATATAACACAACTTATGGAGGAGGAAGGAATTCCTAAATTAGAAGATGATGAGAAGGTTTCTTCTCATGGAAGGGAAGACTCTATGGACTCCGAAGATGAATTTGATGATGAGCCTGCCACAAATACCCTAGTCCAaagatttgaaaattttaatagaGTTAATGATAATGTTAGAGCCAATGACTCACCTGCCACAATTAAGCCTCCGAAAGGGGATTCTGCTTCTCAATTTCAACATGTGAATGTGGAGAAGGGGAATTCCTCTGTTGTATCACCATCAGGAACAGCTTATACAGAAGTTGCATTTCCAACCGAGTCAAATAAATCGATGGAGAATGAAAATCACAGCGAAAAAGTTGTTCCTAAGGATATCTTTTCAAGCATGAAAGATATTGAATTCCTCTTTGTTAAAGCCTCTGAATCTGGTAAAGAGGTTCCAAGAATGCTCGAGGCAAATAAGTTGCACTTTCGTCCTCTATTGCCAGCTAAAGAAA ATAATTCAGCAGCACCCTCTTTTTTAAAGGCATGTTTCTTATGTGGTGAAGACCCAAGTCAGCTTCCAGAAG AACCTGTTCAAAACTCAGTTAAGTACTTAACTTGGCAAAGGACAATGTCATCTCGATCCTCTTCATCCAGAAACCCTTTGGGACCAAACTCAAAAGATGATATAGAGGACCTCACGAATAATCTCTTTGATAGTTTGTGCATGATCTCTGGAAGTCACGCATCAACATTGGATAGATTATATGCATGGGAAAGAAAGCTCTATGATGAAGTGAAG GCAAGTGGAATGATCAGAAGGGAATATGACATGAAGTGTAAAGTCTTACAGCATCTGGAATCAAAAGgagaaaaaacttataaaattgataaaacaCGTGCTGTAGTCAAGGATCTGCATTCAAGAATTAGAGTTGCAATTCTCAGGATAGACTCTATATCAAAGAGGATTGAGGAATTGCGGGACAAAGAGCTCCAGCCTCAACTTGAGGAGTTGATTGAAGG GTTAATTCGGATGTGGGAAGTAATGTTTGAGTGCCACAAGCTTCAGTTTCAGATAATGTCAGCAGCCTATAAcaacagccatgccagaatggtCACGCATTCTGAATTACGCAGACAAATTATTTCCTATCTTGAAGGTGAGCTTCACTATCTATCCTCAAGTTTTAGCAAGTGGATTGGAGCTCAAAAGTCCTATCTAGAGGCCATAAATGGATGGCTGTACAAATGTGTTTCCCTTAAGCAAAAAACAGGCAAGAAAAGGAGACCCCAACGACCACTCCTAAGTTACGGTCCTCCACCAATATATGTCACCTGTGAAATCTGGTTGGAAAAGCTTGGTGAATTACCCATCCAAGATGTTCTGGATTCCTTGAAGAGTTTAGCCGGTGAAACTGCCCGGTTCTTGCCGCACCAAGAGAAGAACCAGGGTAAAGGTGCAAAGAACCCCCACATAAAATCTTGGAATGCTCATATCCGCAGTGAATCATCAGATAATCTATTGAGAGATGACCCTTCAGAGGACTGGGATTCAGGTTTTGATCGATTTCGGACAAGCTTTCTTGGGTTTCTTGgtcaattaaataattttgcTGGATCTTCTGTCAACATGTACACTGAACTTAGACAAGCCATCCAGAATGCTAAGAACTATTATTACCATAGGTCTAATTCTCAGGCTCAAGATGGTCAGTGGAATTCTCAATCTCAAGATGACAATTCCAAATCTCAATCTGAAGTTGCCAATTCTGAAAAGAAAAAGCCCTAA
- the LOC137816912 gene encoding uncharacterized protein, translated as MSSALSWRHHVVIQSLLCRGPLSDKDLHAMFEDLTKKNPGTERQLFDGFILKINKALSFANFELRACIDQYDGQVYYGVVNTVSDEHSKLGTKYSVPQIAFYKAIIEAIVQDAFANGVISSIHALNLSLDGQVTIMTDPQSQGDQPDVPSALKNFSLSQKEKTLHELVQDQWLNLTTDGVIKLGLKSFLDLRSWFRNNDVPSCHVCNEAGIKAEVCQNENCTVRIHQYCLKQLFLQRKVAKVCPSCGTSWPYTVPKEEALQREEDIEPRQSQRMTRSDRKRQSANRVVVDDKVGCSNQDELNENREIQNDNVLIRKRRRGHQTDEAETGEPGASQSSAAILGLRRVTRNSARLI; from the exons ATGTCGAGCGCATTAAGCTGGAGACACCATGTCGTTATTCAATCTCTGTTGTGTCGGGGCCCACTCAGCGACAAGGACTTGCACGCCATGTTTGAAGACCTCACCAAGAAAAACCCAG GCACTGAGCGGCAACTGTTCGATGGTTTTATTCTGAAAATAAACAAGGCGCTTAGTTTTGCTAATTTTGAGTTGCGTGCCTGCATAGATCAATATGATGGCCAAGTTTATTATGGGGTGGTCAATACCGTTTCTGACGAACATTCCAAGTTAGGGACGAAGTATAGTGTTCCGCAAATTGCCTTTTATAAGGCCATT ATTGAAGCAATAGTACAGGATGCATTTGCAAACGGTGTTATCTCCAGCATCCATGCTCTCAATCTTAGTTTGGATGGCCAG GTTACAATTATGACAGATCCACAATCTCAAGGAGACCAGCCAGATGTCCCATCTGCATTGAAAAATTTCAGTTTGTCTCAAAAggagaaaaccttgcatgaacTTGTGCAGGACCAGTGGCTTAATTTGACAACAGATGGTGTTATTAAACTTGGTCTGAAGTCATTTCTCGATCTTCGCAGTTGGTTTCGAAATAATGATGTTCCATCGTGTCATGTTTGCAATGAAGCTGGAATAAAG GCAGAGGTATGCCAAAATGAAAATTGTACTGTGCGAATTCATCAGTATTGCCTGAAGCAACTTTTCTTGCAGAGAAAG GTTGCCAAAGTTTGCCCAAGTTGTGGCACTTCCTGGCCATATACAGTACCGAAGGAAGAGGCCTTGCAGAGGGAAGAGGACATTGAACCTAGACAAAGTCAACGGATGACTAGATCTGATCGAAAAAGGCAGAGTGCTAACAGGGTTGTTGTTGATGATAAAGTTGGATGCAGTAATCAGGATGAGCTGAATGAAAATAGAGAAATCCAGAATGATAATGTATTGATACGGAAAAGAAGAAGAGGACACCAAACAGATGAGGCAGAAACAGGAGAACCTGGTGCATCACAATCTTCAGCAGCTATTTTGGGTTTGAGAAGAGTAACTCGAAATTCTGCTCGTTTGATATAA